In one Ananas comosus cultivar F153 linkage group 12, ASM154086v1, whole genome shotgun sequence genomic region, the following are encoded:
- the LOC109718119 gene encoding indole-3-glycerol phosphate synthase, chloroplastic-like translates to MEGALVGSSPRVRVSTPSASSFAGCKGNLRFSRDRAGFVVGGGSRRSTPLRCERAEKDCSNERIVLSYKNDDIANSVEVKQWESGKSLNEIAANQGIRIRRSYRTNNSESLEGEHGSPRNILEKIIWDKEVEVLQLKERKPLTVLNQLIKEAPLVRDFVGALKASYERTGLPALIAEVKKASPSKGVLRENFDPVQIAQAYEKYGAACLSILTDEKYFQGSFENLEAVRKAGIKCPLLCKEFIIDSLQIYYARSKGADAILLIAGVLPDIDIKYMTMICRELGLAALVEVHNEREMDRVLGINGIQLIGINNRGLETFEVGISNTKKLLEGERGEIIRQRGIIVVGESGLFTPEDISYVQDAGVRAVLVGESLVKQCDPGRAISGLFVVQNSNT, encoded by the exons ATGGAGGGAGCTCTCGTTGGATCGTcccctagggttagggtttccactCCGAGCGCCTCCTCCTTCGCGGGTTGCAAGGGAAACCTCCGCTTCAGTAGGGACCGTGCGGGGTTTGTTGTGGGTGGTGGATCGCGGCGATCGACTCCTCTCCGTTGCGAGAGAGCTGAGAAG GACTGCAGTAATGAACGCATTGTTTTATCATACAAAAATGACGACATTGCAAACTCTGTCGAAGTTAAACAATGGGAAAGTGGAAAATCACTCAATGAGATAGCTGCAAATCAGGGAATTAGAATTAGAAGAAGCTACCGAACGAATAACTCCGAGAGCTTGGAGGGTGAGCATGGCAGTCCTCGTAACATTCTGGAAAAAATCATATGGGACAAAGAAGTGGAGGTTTTACAG TTGAAAGAGAGAAAACCTCTGACCGTGTTGAACCAACTTATAAAGGAAGCTCCTCTGGTTAGAGATTTTGTTGGGGCTTTGAAGGCATCTTATGAGCGAACTGGACTCCCTGCTTTAATAGCAGAGGTGAAGAAGGCTTCACCGAGCAAAGGTGTTCTAAGGGAGAATTTTGATCCT GTTCAAATAGCTCAAGCTTATGAGAAATATGGTGCAGCATGCTTAAGCATCTTGACTGACGAAAAGTATTTTCAG ggaaGCTTTGAAAATTTAGAGGCTGTCCGCAAAGCTGGAATCAAG TGCCCTCTTCTTTGCAAAGAGTTCATCATTGATTCTTTGCAAATATATTATGCTCGTTCGAAGGGGGCGGATGCAATTCTTCTCATTGCCGGGGTGTTGCCAGATATTGACATCAAATACATGACCATGATTTGCAGAGAACTTGGCTTAGCAGCCCTTGTTGAG GTGCACAACGAGAGGGAAATGGATCGTGTTCTGGGTATAAATGGGATTCAACTCATCGGTATCAATAATCGTGGCTTAG AGACATTTGAAGTAGGCATCTCCAATACTAAGAAGCTTCTGGAGGGAGAGCGTGGTGAAATCATCCGCCAACGAGGCATCATT GTCGTGGGAGAATCTGGGTTATTCACCCCCGAAGACATTTCATATGTACAAGATGCCGGAGTTAGAGCG GTTTTGGTTGGGGAGTCCCTCGTCAAGCAGTGCGATCCTGGGCGGGCGATATCAGGACTTTTCG TTGTACAGAACAGCAATACCTAG